A genomic region of Metopolophium dirhodum isolate CAU chromosome 1, ASM1992520v1, whole genome shotgun sequence contains the following coding sequences:
- the LOC132938945 gene encoding uncharacterized protein LOC132938945, whose protein sequence is MPRERRANIGRRTRHASQQQVYSRNLREERQNIIRENDRLRHRVSTRRSLASYNRLAFQYDPTANYSDDENLNFGRMTTICRYCNALKFKRETVGLCCASGKVKLDPLFTPPQPLKTLFDGSDPDSSHFLQHILEYNNCFRMTSFGANIIREGGFMPTCKIQGQIYHLHGSMVPTTPDEPHQFLQIYFISSMVDQLNVRCNIQGAQQLKRRIIEQLQAFFHANNAVVNMFKTALERMPSDTHKFVIRADCTPTGEHVRRFNAPTVNDVAAIIVGDPTKSRDIVVQRRSNIMHRVNETHRLYDALQYPIIYWQGQDGYDITLKMVDPITGVSTNNKNLSAMNYYAYRMMIRTHEENVILKCGRLFQQFAVDMYVKVETERLAFIRFNQSKLRSEDYIHLRDAIHSDGDVQNIGRLTVLPSTYIGSTRHMHEYAQDAMTYVRNYGTPDLFITVTCNPKWTEIERELEPGQKPQDRHDIIARVFQQKLKVMMDVLTKYRVFGDTRCYMYSVEWQKRGLPHAHILIWLLNKLHSNEVDDIISAEIPDPVTDPRLHDIVTTQMVHGPCGALNPLSPCMADGKCTKRYPRPLVAETVTGNDGYPVYRRRSKEDNGRTIKVKVQNQEIEIGNEFIVPYCPLLSRIFETHANVESCHSAKSIKYLCKYVTKGSDMAVFGIASENVNDEISNFQMGRYVSTNEALWRLLSFQIHERYPTVVHLAVHLENGQRVYFTEANAAQRAERPPSTTLTSFFAMCEADPFAATLMYVEMPKYYTWNQSTKKFQRRKQGTPVPDWPQVFSTDALGRMYTVHPRNDECFYLRLLLVNVRGPKSFAHLKTVNGHQCQTYREACQLLGLLENDSHWDLTLADSVVSSNAYQIRTLFAIIITTCFPSQPIQLWNKYKDAICEDILHRLRIQTNNPDIQITDEIYNEGLILIEDQCLTIANKLLIEVGMIAPNRSMHDAFNQELNRELQYNVDTLQEFVRNNVPLLNEQQKQVYKTLMQAVDNNTGGLFFLDAPGGTWKTFVISLILATIRSRCDIALALASSGIAATLLDGGRTAHSALKLPLN, encoded by the exons ATGCCTAGAGAACGACGTGCGAACATCGGCCGCCGCACAAGACATGCAAGCCAGCAACAAGTCTATTCAAGGAACTTAAGAGAAgaaagacaaaatataataagagaAAATGACCGATTGAGACATCGCGTGAGCACACGAAGATCATTGGCATCATACAATCGCTTGGCATTCCAATATGATCCCACTGCGAACTACAGTGATgatgaaaatttgaattttggacGAATGACGACTATATGCCGATATTGCAATGCGTTAAAGTTCAAAAGAGAAACGGTTGGATTGTGCTGCGCAAGTGGAAAAGTCAAACTGGATCCATTATTTACACCACCACAGCCACTGAAAACATTGTTTGATGGAAGTGATCCCGATTCCAGCCATTTTCTTCAACACATCCTTGAATACAATAACTGCTTTCGCATGACTTCCTTTGGAGCTAATATCATTCGAGAAGGCGGCTTCATGCCGACTTGCAAG ATACAAGGTCAAATATATCATTTGCATGGTTCAATGGTGCCAACCACACCAGATGAACCGCATCAATTTCtgcaaatatatttcatttcgtCGATGGTGGATCAGCTGAACGTGCGGTGCAATATACAGGGAGCACAACAGTTAAAGAGACGAATTATTGAACAGTTGCAAGCATTTTTTCACGCTAATAATGCTGTGGTTAATATGTTCAAAACAGCATTGGAACGAATGCCATCGGATACGCACAAATTTGTCATAAGAGCGGATTGTACTCCAACAGGTGAACATGTGCGAAGATTCAATGCACCCACCGTTAATGATGTTGCTGCAATTATTGTTGGCGATCCAACTAAATCACGAGACATTGTCGTTCAGCGAAGAAGCAATATCATGCATCGTGTAAACGAGACACATCGTTTGTACGATGCGTTACAATATCCAATCATTTATTGGCAAGGGCAAGACGGATACGACATCACGTTGAAGATGGTCGATCCAATTACAG GAGTAtcaacgaataataaaaatctaagcGCAATGAATTACTATGCGTATCGTATGATGATTCGTACACATGAGGAGAATGTCATTCTGAAGTGCGGTCGGCTATTCCAGCAATTCGCTGTCGACATGTATGTCAAAGTCGAGACCGAACGTTTAGCGTTCATCAGATTCAATCAGTCAAAGCTACGATCTGAGGACTATATACACTTGCGTGATGCTATTCATTCAGATGGTGATGTTCAGAATATTGGACGACTGACGGTTCTCCCATCAACTTATATCGGAAGCACACGCCACATGCACGAATACGCTCAAGACGCTATGACGTACGTGCGAAATTATGGAACTCCGGATTTATTTATTACGGTCACATGCAATCCGAAGTGGACGGAAATTGAACGCGAGTTGGAACCGGGTCAAAAACCGCAAGATCGCCATGACATAATCGCCAGAGTATTTCAGCAAAAACTCAAGGTTATGATGGATGTGCTTACTAAGTATCGAGTTTTTGGTGACACACGTTGTTATATGTACTCGGTGGAATGGCAGAAGCGTGGACTACCGCATGCTCATATCCTAATTTGGTTGCTGAACAAATTACATTCAAATGAAGTGGATGACATCATATCAGCTGAAATTCCTGATCCAGTCACTGATCCCCGTCTACACGACATTGTGACGACACAGATGGTGCATGGACCGTGCGGTGCATTAAATCCATTATCGCCTTGCATGGCTGATGGAAAGTGCACAAAACGATATCCGCGACCGTTAGTTGCTGAAACAGTCACAGGGAACGATGGATATCCAGTTTATCGTCGGCGTTCAAAAGAAGATAACGGTCGAACTATCAAAGTTAAAGTTCAAAATCAAGAGATTGAGATCGGAAATGAATTCATTGTACCATATTGCCCGCTGCTATCACGAATTTTCGAAACACATGCAAACGTTGAGAGTTGTCATTCGGCcaaatcaatcaaatatttgtgCAAGTACGTCACAAAAGGCAGCGACATGGCTGTGTTTGGTATTGCGTCGGAAAATGTGAATGACGAAATCAGCAACTTCCAAATGGGCAGATACGTCAGTACTAATGAAGCACTGTGGCGATTATTGTCATTTCAAATTCATGAAAGATATCCCACAGTTGTACATTTAGCAGTGCATTTGGAAAATGGCCAAAGAGTTTACTTCACTGAGGCTAATGCGGCACAACGAGCTGAGAGACCACCATCGACAACATTGACTAGCTTCTTTGCAATGTGTGAAGCAGATCCATTCGCAGCGACGCTGATGTACGTTGAAATGCCCAAGTATTACACTTGGAATCAATCAACAAAGAAATTCCAACGTCGCAAACAAGGAACCCCAGTTCCAGACTGGCCACAGGTGTTTTCAACTGATGCACTAGGTCGTATGTACACTGTTCATCCTAGAAAcgatgaatgtttttatttgcgaCTGCTGTTAGTAAATGTACGTGGACCGAAATCATTTGCGCATTTGAAAACTGTGAATGGCCACCAATGCCAAACATATCGAGAAGCATGTCAACTATTGGGTTTGCTGGAGAACGATTCTCATTGGGATTTAACACTTGCAGATTCAGTTGTTTCATCAAATGCGTACCAAATACGAACGCTGTTCGCAATTATCATCACCACATGTTTTCCTTCACAACCAATTCAGTTATGGAACAAATACAAAGACGCCATATGTGAAGATATCTTGCATCGCTTGCGTATTCAAACGAATAATCCTGACATCCAAATAACCGATGAAATCTACAATGAAGGATTGATTCTGATTGAGGATCAATGCTTGACTATTGCAAACAAGCTACTGATTGAAGTAGGAATGATTGCGCCAAATCGATCGATGCACGATGCATTCAACCAAGAATTAAATCGAGAGCTGCAATACAATGTTGATACATTGCAGGAATTCGTTAGAAATAATGTTCCGTTGCTGAATGAACAGCAAAAACAAGTATACAAAACATTAATGCAAGCAGTGGACAATAATACTGGTGGTCTATTCTTCCTGGATGCACCTGGAGGAACATGGAAAACATTTGTCATTTCATTGATTTTGGCCACTATACGATCAAGATGTGACATAGCTTTGGCGTTAGCATCATCTGGAATTGCGGCGACTCTTCTAGATGGCGGTCGTACTGCACATTCTGCGCTTAAGTTGCCACTCAATTGA